In Necator americanus strain Aroian chromosome IV, whole genome shotgun sequence, the following proteins share a genomic window:
- a CDS encoding hypothetical protein (NECATOR_CHRIV.G14890.T1): protein MVRVNAADAITTENLRPQSAPVIGRFVYILAFAAVMGGFLFGYNTGVISAVMLFLPRNQHMAPLNAVYYQVITSMTSALAIVGALLSAKGSDYFGRKKVIVAASCLFIVGALMSALSWAKITLVIAQGTLGLAIGLASMIVPVYIGEASPSNIRGRLVTGFQLMITIGLVVANIIGGGFSYVDPVNVGWRLMFGCAVVPALAQLICFTFLPESPRWLYDHNMKEETEAVLLKVYCGDKEWVKYEMAVIKKGTEMEKLTQSGGSGVLLRVLRTPHVRKALIIGSLLQAFQQLSGINTIMYYTGHIIRSSGVKDDHTTIWISVGTAAVNFLGTFIPMALVERMGRRMLFMISVSGVLAALLAMGTTFVFINKNSAIALKDQYFINESYSNDIQRQCRQYRIKNDNPTCSKYQNPYSVVVIGAGSSGSTDYRDASDCEHRRTHRGCPGEHNYDHVLYPIATAADGNFVSDVDEVLEPYPAELSAGPSVQRTCHSISLAVSLGGV from the exons GAGGATTTCTTTTCGGATATAACACTGGAGTGATTTCCGCAGTTATGTTATTTCTGCCACGAAATCAACACATGGCGCCTCTCAATGCAGTATATTATCAAGTGATAACCAGTATGACTAGTG CCCTAGCCATCGTTGGAGCACTTCTTTCAGCGAAAGGATCAGATTATTTTGGCCGAAAAAAGGTTATAGTCGCTGCAAGTTGTTTGTTTATCGTTGGAGCGTTGATGTCTGCATTATCCTGGGCGAAAATCACACTTGTAATAGCCCAAGGTACTCTTGGTCTTGCCATTG GTTTGGCGTCAATGATAGTTCCAGTCTACATTGGCGAGGCATCACCGTCGAATATTCGCGGTCGTCTGGTGACTGGTTTTCAGCTAATGATCACAATAGGCCTCGTGGTGGCCAATATAATTGGAGGCGGATTCAGTTACGTTGATCCTGTAAATGTTGGATGGAG GCTAATGTTCGGATGCGCCGTTGTACCAGCTCTCGCTCAATTGATCTGTTTCACGTTTCTTCCAGAAAGTCCGCGATGGCTCTATGACCACAATATGAAGGAAGAGACTGAGGCG GTGCTGCTGAAAGTATACTGCGGTGACAAAGAATGGGTGAAATATGAAATGGCTGTAATCAAAAAGGGAACTGAAATGGAGAAACTCACTCAAAGCGGCGGCTCTG GTGTTTTGCTCCGCGTGTTGCGCACACCTCACGTCCGTAAAGCGCTCATAATAGGAAGTCTCCTTCAAGCGTTCCAACAACTTTCTGGGATCAACACGATCAT GTATTACACTGGTCATATAATCCGAAGTTCAGGTGTAAAAGATGACCACACAACAATTTGGATTTCTGTCGGCACAGCAG CGGTCAATTTTCTGGGAACCTTCATTCCGATGGCTCTTGTCGAACGTATGGGTCGTCGCATGTTGTTTATGATCTCTGTTAGCGGTGTTCTCGCTGCACTGCTAGCTATGGGAACCACGTTTGTGTTTATTAACAAG AATTCGGCAATAGCTCTCAAAGATCAATACTTCATCAATGAATCGTATTCGAATGATATTCAGAGACAGTGTAGGCAATACAG AATCAAAAATGACAATCCTACGTGttcaaaatatcaaaatcCTTATTCTGTTGTAGTCATAGGCGCCGGAAGTTCTGGTTCAACGGActaccgcgacgcgtccgatTGCGAGCACCGTCGGACGCATCGCGGTTGCCCGGGAGAACACAACTACGATCATGTCCTTTACCCTATCGCTACGGCGGCGGACGGAAA cttcgtgagtgacgttgacgaggtccttgagccgtatccagctgagctctcagctggtccatccgtgcagcgaacatgtcactccatctcgttggcggtctccctcgggggcgtttag
- a CDS encoding hypothetical protein (NECATOR_CHRIV.G14890.T2): MVRVNAADAITTENLRPQSAPVIGRFVYILAFAAVMGGFLFGYNTGVISAVMLFLPRNQHMAPLNAVYYQVITSMTSALAIVGALLSAKGSDYFGRKKVIVAASCLFIVGALMSALSWAKITLVIAQGTLGLAIGLASMIVPVYIGEASPSNIRGRLVTGFQLMITIGLVVANIIGGGFSYVDPVNVGWRLMFGCAVVPALAQLICFTFLPESPRWLYDHNMKEETEAVLLKVYCGDKEWVKYEMAVIKKGTEMEKLTQSGGSGVLLRVLRTPHVRKALIIGSLLQAFQQLSGINTIMYYTGHIIRSSGVKDDHTTIWISVGTAAVNFLGTFIPMALVERMGRRMLFMISVSGVLAALLAMGTTFVFINKNSAIALKDQYFINESYSNDIQRQCRQYRYRLVEVYDL; this comes from the exons GAGGATTTCTTTTCGGATATAACACTGGAGTGATTTCCGCAGTTATGTTATTTCTGCCACGAAATCAACACATGGCGCCTCTCAATGCAGTATATTATCAAGTGATAACCAGTATGACTAGTG CCCTAGCCATCGTTGGAGCACTTCTTTCAGCGAAAGGATCAGATTATTTTGGCCGAAAAAAGGTTATAGTCGCTGCAAGTTGTTTGTTTATCGTTGGAGCGTTGATGTCTGCATTATCCTGGGCGAAAATCACACTTGTAATAGCCCAAGGTACTCTTGGTCTTGCCATTG GTTTGGCGTCAATGATAGTTCCAGTCTACATTGGCGAGGCATCACCGTCGAATATTCGCGGTCGTCTGGTGACTGGTTTTCAGCTAATGATCACAATAGGCCTCGTGGTGGCCAATATAATTGGAGGCGGATTCAGTTACGTTGATCCTGTAAATGTTGGATGGAG GCTAATGTTCGGATGCGCCGTTGTACCAGCTCTCGCTCAATTGATCTGTTTCACGTTTCTTCCAGAAAGTCCGCGATGGCTCTATGACCACAATATGAAGGAAGAGACTGAGGCG GTGCTGCTGAAAGTATACTGCGGTGACAAAGAATGGGTGAAATATGAAATGGCTGTAATCAAAAAGGGAACTGAAATGGAGAAACTCACTCAAAGCGGCGGCTCTG GTGTTTTGCTCCGCGTGTTGCGCACACCTCACGTCCGTAAAGCGCTCATAATAGGAAGTCTCCTTCAAGCGTTCCAACAACTTTCTGGGATCAACACGATCAT GTATTACACTGGTCATATAATCCGAAGTTCAGGTGTAAAAGATGACCACACAACAATTTGGATTTCTGTCGGCACAGCAG CGGTCAATTTTCTGGGAACCTTCATTCCGATGGCTCTTGTCGAACGTATGGGTCGTCGCATGTTGTTTATGATCTCTGTTAGCGGTGTTCTCGCTGCACTGCTAGCTATGGGAACCACGTTTGTGTTTATTAACAAG AATTCGGCAATAGCTCTCAAAGATCAATACTTCATCAATGAATCGTATTCGAATGATATTCAGAGACAGTGTAGGCAATACAGGTATCGATTGGTTGAAGTTTATGACTTGTAG
- a CDS encoding hypothetical protein (NECATOR_CHRIV.G14891.T1): MSRLRDPAEYVSKAKHRWAGHIMRRIDDRWTKRTLEWIPRDAKRPRGRPPTRWSDMFAARMDQLRAQLDTAQGPRQRHSRSLRTSWMTMARERNEWKRCWGPHVE; the protein is encoded by the coding sequence atgtcccgtcttcgcgacccagcggaatatgtatcgaaagcaaaacatagatgggccggtcacatcatgagaagaatcgacgatagatggactaaaagaacgctagagtggatcccaagggacgctaaacgcccccgagggagaccgccaacgagatggagtgacatgttcgctgcacggatggaccagctgagagctcagctggatacggctcaaggacctcgtcaacgtcactcacgaagcttgagaacatcttggatgacaatggcgagggaacgaaatgagtggaagagatgctggggcccgcacgtcgagtga
- a CDS encoding hypothetical protein (NECATOR_CHRIV.G14892.T2) — protein MGRRKRLSKEFRLVDSHEILSPRLAILRLRPLRQKSISIINWYSPTSAADDSELDAFYEELEEVVHKEKSFYKFVVGDFNAKLGKATEEIHRIGRFGLGDRNEKGNRLARLLSAARLFHGNSLFMKKDHRRWTWESPNGATRAEIHILTNLRWCLLDVSVVPSFCSGSDHRLLRAKIRLSHTMEKNICYRQRRRKEVVYDDCVLEDSLSQGDWHIEEDPNVDYEMLLRGLRACAERASKSRTTNLDRISKTTKELLGRRRALRLDPNASHIERLVANTSCRKALQEDLLKYRQKKILEAAQRRTSLKKCRRDLREYNIPLATLLSEDGTRTSSRREMEIITERFSNLFRSSTPVSSPIIPTGEAPPRILPSEVRVAIKSMKLGTAPGPDFISDFLRAGGHPLHVILAAHMTSYLQKERIPDQWKTSRTVLIHKKGDREDLRNYRPICLLSVLYKVFTKIILTRISRTLDEAQPQEQAGFRQGFSCLDHIQTVSRVIEVCREYRLPLVLTFVDYEKQLDSVETNAILSALVDQGVDASYVRTLANCYERCTTRIQLFRRPFSTPIGKRVRQHDTISPKLFTAALQWIMKSLSWEERGIRVDGRFLSNLRFADDIVLFSNSTNEAETMLNELNEAGKRIGLRINRKKTQFMKNAHCEDGGVQLEGSRIVETPSYVYLGRSMNMENDLKEELNRRMRAAWAAFAAVREATDQLTDHDLRAHLFDSTVLPTLCYAAETWADTRGHV, from the exons atgggaagaagaaagagg CTTTCCAAAGAGTTCCgcctcgtcgattctcacgagatcctgtcacctcgtctggccattcttcgcctccgccctctgcgccaaaaatccatcagtatcatcaactggtattcaccaacatcagcagctgatgattccgaattggacgcgttttacgaggagctggaggaagtagtccacaaggagaagtccttttacaaattcgttgtcggagacttcaacgcaaaactaggaaaggccacagaagagatacacaggattggaagatttggactaggggaccggaatgaaaaaggcaatcgtctcgccaggctgttgtccgccgctcgcctctttcatgggaactctcttttcatgaaaaaagatcatcgtcggtggacatgggaatcgcccaatggcgcgactcgtgcggagatccacatactcaccaaccttaggtggtgtctacttgacgtctcagtagtaccatccttttgtagtggttctgatcaccgtctccttcgtgcgaaaatacgacttagccacacgatggaaaagaacatctgctatcggcaacgaaggagaaaagaagtcgtctacgacgattgcgtactcgaggactccctgtcccaaggtgactggcacatcgaggaggacccaaacgtggactacgagatgctgctcagaggattacgagcctgtgctgaacgtgcctcgaagtcgcgcacgacaaacttggatcgaatttcgaagaccaccaaggaattgttaggaagaagaagggctttgaggcttgatccgaatgcatcgcacattgagcggttagtagcaaacactagctgcagaaaagcgttgcaggaggatcttttgaagtacaggcagaagaagattctagaagcagcacaaagaagaacgagtctaaagaagtgccgcagggatctccgcgaatataatattccgctagcaaccttgctgagcgaagacgggactcgcacgtcttctcgtcgtgagatggaaatcataaCGGAGAGGttctcgaaccttttccgttcatcaactcctgtgtcaagcccaatcatccccactggcgaagctccaccacggattctcccttcggaagtacgagtcgctatcaagagcatgaaacttggcacagcccccggacctgattttatatcagactttcttcgggctggtggccatccgcttcatgtaatcttagcagcgcacatgacatcctatcttcagaaagaaaggatcccagaccagtggaagacctcgcgaaccgttcttatccataagaaaggtgaccgagaggaccttcggaactaccgtccgatatgcttgctgagcgtgttatacaaagtattcaccaagatcatcctcacacgcatatctaggacgctggatgaagcccagcctcaagaacaagctggattccgccaagggttcagctgcttggaccacatccagaccgtgtcgagggtcatagaggtttgccgggaataccgcctgccccttgttctaaccttcgtcgactatgagaaacagcttgacagcgtagaaacgaatgcaatactgtcagcgctggtcgatcaaggtgtggacgcgtcgtatgtgaggacattagccaattgctacgaacgatgcacgactaggatacagcttttccgcCGCCCCTTCTCCACACCCATTGGAAAGAGGGTACGACAAcacgatactatatcgccgaagttgttcacggctgcattgcaatggataatgaaatcattatcctgggaagaaaggggcatacgtgttgatggaagatttctttcgaaccttcgtttcgcggacgacatcgttctcttttcgaacaGTActaatgaagcagaaacgatgctcaacgaattgaacgaagcagggaagagaataggactacgaataaacagaaagaagacacagttcatgaagaacgcgcactgcgaggacggaggagtacaacttgaaggctcccgaatcgtggaaactccgtcatacgtatacctcggacgttctatgaacatggaaaacgacttgaaggaagaactgaatagaagaatgagagcagcatgggcagcattcgcagccgtcagggaagctacggaccaactgacggaccatgatcttcgtgcccatctgttcgactcgacagtccttccaacgctctgttacgcagcggagacgtgggcagacacccgcggccacgtctag
- a CDS encoding hypothetical protein (NECATOR_CHRIV.G14892.T1) encodes MKKDHRRWTWESPNGATRAEIHILTNLRWCLLDVSVVPSFCSGSDHRLLRAKIRLSHTMEKNICYRQRRRKEVVYDDCVLEDSLSQGDWHIEEDPNVDYEMLLRGLRACAERASKSRTTNLDRISKTTKELLGRRRALRLDPNASHIERLVANTSCRKALQEDLLKYRQKKILEAAQRRTSLKKCRRDLREYNIPLATLLSEDGTRTSSRREMEIITERFSNLFRSSTPVSSPIIPTGEAPPRILPSEVRVAIKSMKLGTAPGPDFISDFLRAGGHPLHVILAAHMTSYLQKERIPDQWKTSRTVLIHKKGDREDLRNYRPICLLSVLYKVFTKIILTRISRTLDEAQPQEQAGFRQGFSCLDHIQTVSRVIEVCREYRLPLVLTFVDYEKQLDSVETNAILSALVDQGVDASYVRTLANCYERCTTRIQLFRRPFSTPIGKRVRQHDTISPKLFTAALQWIMKSLSWEERGIRVDGRFLSNLRFADDIVLFSNSTNEAETMLNELNEAGKRIGLRINRKKTQFMKNAHCEDGGVQLEGSRIVETPSYVYLGRSMNMENDLKEELNRRMRAAWAAFAAVREATDQLTDHDLRAHLFDSTVLPTLCYAAETWADTRGHV; translated from the coding sequence atgaaaaaagatcatcgtcggtggacatgggaatcgcccaatggcgcgactcgtgcggagatccacatactcaccaaccttaggtggtgtctacttgacgtctcagtagtaccatccttttgtagtggttctgatcaccgtctccttcgtgcgaaaatacgacttagccacacgatggaaaagaacatctgctatcggcaacgaaggagaaaagaagtcgtctacgacgattgcgtactcgaggactccctgtcccaaggtgactggcacatcgaggaggacccaaacgtggactacgagatgctgctcagaggattacgagcctgtgctgaacgtgcctcgaagtcgcgcacgacaaacttggatcgaatttcgaagaccaccaaggaattgttaggaagaagaagggctttgaggcttgatccgaatgcatcgcacattgagcggttagtagcaaacactagctgcagaaaagcgttgcaggaggatcttttgaagtacaggcagaagaagattctagaagcagcacaaagaagaacgagtctaaagaagtgccgcagggatctccgcgaatataatattccgctagcaaccttgctgagcgaagacgggactcgcacgtcttctcgtcgtgagatggaaatcataaCGGAGAGGttctcgaaccttttccgttcatcaactcctgtgtcaagcccaatcatccccactggcgaagctccaccacggattctcccttcggaagtacgagtcgctatcaagagcatgaaacttggcacagcccccggacctgattttatatcagactttcttcgggctggtggccatccgcttcatgtaatcttagcagcgcacatgacatcctatcttcagaaagaaaggatcccagaccagtggaagacctcgcgaaccgttcttatccataagaaaggtgaccgagaggaccttcggaactaccgtccgatatgcttgctgagcgtgttatacaaagtattcaccaagatcatcctcacacgcatatctaggacgctggatgaagcccagcctcaagaacaagctggattccgccaagggttcagctgcttggaccacatccagaccgtgtcgagggtcatagaggtttgccgggaataccgcctgccccttgttctaaccttcgtcgactatgagaaacagcttgacagcgtagaaacgaatgcaatactgtcagcgctggtcgatcaaggtgtggacgcgtcgtatgtgaggacattagccaattgctacgaacgatgcacgactaggatacagcttttccgcCGCCCCTTCTCCACACCCATTGGAAAGAGGGTACGACAAcacgatactatatcgccgaagttgttcacggctgcattgcaatggataatgaaatcattatcctgggaagaaaggggcatacgtgttgatggaagatttctttcgaaccttcgtttcgcggacgacatcgttctcttttcgaacaGTActaatgaagcagaaacgatgctcaacgaattgaacgaagcagggaagagaataggactacgaataaacagaaagaagacacagttcatgaagaacgcgcactgcgaggacggaggagtacaacttgaaggctcccgaatcgtggaaactccgtcatacgtatacctcggacgttctatgaacatggaaaacgacttgaaggaagaactgaatagaagaatgagagcagcatgggcagcattcgcagccgtcagggaagctacggaccaactgacggaccatgatcttcgtgcccatctgttcgactcgacagtccttccaacgctctgttacgcagcggagacgtgggcagacacccgcggccacgtctag
- a CDS encoding hypothetical protein (NECATOR_CHRIV.G14893.T1), translating to MARRGDRISNCDSCVNNEHCGFCALKEGNAGYCLKLGNPGPHPVSGVGPCKSPDAMGDEYRWDQHSCKTTLTPVFIAIMLFYLLAFSCGYAPLPWVMNAEFYPLWARSTCVSIATMCNWIFNLVISLTFISISQSLQKYGAYYLYAGFTSVALLFIYFFVPETRGCPIDEVEMLFMSKEVRERALSKKRIARNGNDKNITVIQLS from the exons atggccagacgaggtgacaggatctc CAACTGCGATAGCTGCGTCAACAATGAACATTGTGGCTTCTGTGCGTTGAAAGAAGGCAACGCTG GTTATTGCCTTAAACTTGGAAATCCTGGTCCTCATCCCGTTTCTGGTGTGGGTCCTTGCAAATCGCCTGACGCTATGG GTGATGAATACAGATGGGATCAGCACTCATGCAAAACAACTTTAACGCCAGTTTTCATTGCTATTATGTTATTCTACCTTCTGGCATTTTCCTGCG GATATGCTCCTCTTCCTTGGGTTATGAATGCGGAATTCTATCCGCTTTGGGCAAGAAGTACGTGCGTATCGATTGCCACCATGTGCAACTGGATCTTCAATCTGGTCATCTCCCTCACCTTTATAAGCATTAGTCAAAGCCTACAGAAATATG GTGCATATTATTTGTATGCTGGTTTCACTTCAGTTGCGTTGctattcatatattttttcgtTCCGGAGACACGTGGGTGTCCTATTGATGAAGTCGAAATGTTGTTTATGAGCAAAGAGGTTCGAGAACGTGCTCTTTCCAAGAAGAGGATAGCTAGAAAtggaaatgataaaaatattaCAGTAATACAATTGTCTTGA
- a CDS encoding hypothetical protein (NECATOR_CHRIV.G14893.T2) has protein sequence MKTIQELKKCYAFVRATFNNNCDSCVNNEHCGFCALKEGNAGYCLKLGNPGPHPVSGVGPCKSPDAMGDEYRWDQHSCKTTLTPVFIAIMLFYLLAFSCGYAPLPWVMNAEFYPLWARSTCVSIATMCNWIFNLVISLTFISISQSLQKYGAYYLYAGFTSVALLFIYFFVPETRGCPIDEVEMLFMSKEVRERALSKKRIARNGNDKNITVIQLS, from the exons ATGAAAACAATACAAGAACTGAAAAAGTGCTACGCTTTTGTTCGCGCTACGTTCAATAA CAACTGCGATAGCTGCGTCAACAATGAACATTGTGGCTTCTGTGCGTTGAAAGAAGGCAACGCTG GTTATTGCCTTAAACTTGGAAATCCTGGTCCTCATCCCGTTTCTGGTGTGGGTCCTTGCAAATCGCCTGACGCTATGG GTGATGAATACAGATGGGATCAGCACTCATGCAAAACAACTTTAACGCCAGTTTTCATTGCTATTATGTTATTCTACCTTCTGGCATTTTCCTGCG GATATGCTCCTCTTCCTTGGGTTATGAATGCGGAATTCTATCCGCTTTGGGCAAGAAGTACGTGCGTATCGATTGCCACCATGTGCAACTGGATCTTCAATCTGGTCATCTCCCTCACCTTTATAAGCATTAGTCAAAGCCTACAGAAATATG GTGCATATTATTTGTATGCTGGTTTCACTTCAGTTGCGTTGctattcatatattttttcgtTCCGGAGACACGTGGGTGTCCTATTGATGAAGTCGAAATGTTGTTTATGAGCAAAGAGGTTCGAGAACGTGCTCTTTCCAAGAAGAGGATAGCTAGAAAtggaaatgataaaaatattaCAGTAATACAATTGTCTTGA
- a CDS encoding hypothetical protein (NECATOR_CHRIV.G14894.T1) — MQLAFLDFEAAFDSPHRGRLLNALRADGVPGKFVRLLDDMNQRTTAAVRTPAGCTTPFEVVTGVRQGAVAGPFLFNFNDDIMRRTVDQCPADIVLAP, encoded by the coding sequence atgcaactagcgtttctggactttgaagccgcgttcgactctcctcaccgaggccgtcttctcaacgcgcttcgcgccgatggagtaccaggaaagttcgttcgcttgcttgatgacatgaatcaacgaacaactgctgcagttcgaacaccagccggatgtacaacaccgtttgaagtggtaactggagtaagacaaggggcggtggcaggacccttcctgttcaatttcaacgacgacattatgcgaagaacagtcgaccagtgtcctgccgacattgtatTAGCACCAtaa
- a CDS encoding hypothetical protein (NECATOR_CHRIV.G14895.T1), which yields MWISSRPRTGIRVDGQPIELVDEFCYLGCMLKNNGSYERDFQQICTKATSAFNSLTKCLWSTPITNEVKLRVYLSAVRLIMMYGSETWAAPSTVMERFDCTERKLLRRLLGYFWPRVCQKEDLYAEIDVVYRRMTRGRYQHLAPP from the coding sequence atgtggatctcttcgagacctcgaacgggaatcagggtggacggacaaccgatagaactcgtcgatgagttctgttacctgggctgtatgctgaagaacaacggcagctacgagagagattttcagcaaatatgcactaaggccacttctgcatttaactccttaacgaaatgcctctggtcgacccccatcaccaacgaagtcaagctgcgagtttACCTATCCGCAGTTCGCcttatcatgatgtacggatcagagacttgggcagcaccatcaacggttatggagaggtttgactgcacggaacgaaagctgcttagacggctacttggctacttttggcctagggtatgccaaaaagaagatctttacgcagaaattgatgtggtttaccggcggatgacacgtggaagatatcaacatcttgcaccgccttaa
- a CDS encoding hypothetical protein (NECATOR_CHRIV.G14896.T1), whose amino-acid sequence MKELTGVQRVYGDIRIKPCGHLRHVLGSHMNWKRLTAGDEYTEECLQILIHFSLKSSFTPGFDRDISF is encoded by the exons ATGAAAGAGCTCACAGGAGTGCAACGGGTTTATGGTGACATCAGGATCAAGCCCTGTGGGCACTTGCGACATGTATTAG GATCGCATATGAATTGGAAGAGGCTGACAGCTGGAGACGAATACACAGAAGAATGTTTGCAAATCCTTATACATTTTTCTCTAAAGTCCTCTTTTACACCGGGATTCGATCGCgacatttcgttttga